A region of Micromonospora sp. WMMD882 DNA encodes the following proteins:
- a CDS encoding alanine racemase, translating into MPIERDLLRERLDQATAHLDPPVAVVDLAAFDANAAALAARAAGKPVRVASKSVRCRDLLARALARPGWRGVLAFTLPEAVALVRAGVSDDVVVAYPSADRAALAELAADPALAAAVTLMVDDPAQLDLVDAVRAPGQRPELRLCLDLDASWRPLRGRLHVGVRRSPVHSAAAAGRFAATVAGRRGFRLVGVMAYEAQIAGLGDAPPGQPLRGAVIRAAQRRSYRELLARRQAAVAAVRAHAELEFVNGGGTGSVAATSADPAVTEITAGSGLYGPTLFDAYSAWRPTPAAFFACAVVRRPGPRVATVLGGGWVASGPAVPSRLPTPWLPAGLRLVGTEGAGEVQTPLTGPAADRLRVGDRVWFRHAKAGEVCERVNELRLVEGDAVVATVPTYRGDGQAFL; encoded by the coding sequence GTGCCCATCGAACGCGATCTTCTCCGCGAGCGCCTGGACCAGGCGACCGCCCACCTCGACCCGCCGGTGGCGGTCGTCGACCTGGCCGCGTTCGACGCCAACGCCGCCGCCCTGGCCGCCCGGGCCGCCGGCAAGCCCGTCCGGGTCGCCAGCAAGTCGGTACGCTGCCGCGACCTGCTCGCCCGGGCGCTCGCCCGGCCGGGCTGGCGGGGCGTGTTGGCGTTCACCCTGCCCGAGGCGGTCGCGCTGGTCCGGGCCGGCGTCAGCGACGACGTGGTGGTGGCGTACCCGAGCGCCGACCGGGCCGCCCTGGCCGAGCTGGCCGCCGACCCGGCGCTCGCCGCGGCGGTGACCCTGATGGTGGACGACCCGGCCCAACTCGACCTGGTCGACGCGGTACGCGCCCCCGGGCAGCGCCCCGAGCTGCGGCTCTGCCTCGACCTGGACGCCTCGTGGCGGCCCCTGCGCGGACGGCTGCACGTCGGGGTGCGCCGCTCGCCGGTGCACAGCGCGGCGGCGGCCGGCCGGTTCGCCGCCACCGTCGCCGGTCGGCGCGGCTTCCGCCTGGTCGGCGTGATGGCGTACGAGGCGCAGATCGCCGGGCTCGGCGACGCCCCGCCCGGGCAGCCCCTGCGGGGCGCGGTGATCCGGGCCGCGCAGCGCCGGTCGTACCGGGAGCTGCTGGCCCGCCGGCAGGCGGCGGTGGCCGCCGTGCGGGCGCACGCCGAGCTGGAGTTCGTCAACGGCGGCGGCACCGGCAGCGTCGCCGCCACCAGCGCCGACCCGGCGGTCACCGAGATCACCGCCGGATCCGGGCTGTACGGGCCGACGCTGTTCGACGCGTACTCGGCCTGGCGGCCCACCCCGGCGGCGTTCTTCGCCTGCGCGGTGGTCCGCCGCCCGGGGCCCCGGGTGGCCACGGTGCTCGGCGGCGGCTGGGTCGCCTCCGGCCCGGCCGTCCCGAGCCGGCTCCCCACCCCCTGGCTGCCGGCCGGGTTGCGGCTGGTCGGCACGGAGGGCGCGGGCGAGGTGCAGACGCCGCTGACCGGACCGGCCGCCGACCGGCTGCGGGTGGGCGACCGGGTCTGGTTCCGCCACGCCAAGGCCGGCGAGGTCTGCGAGCGGGTGAACGAGCTGCGCCTGGTCGAGGGGGACGCCGTGGTGGCGACCGTCCCCACCTACCGGGGCGACGGACAGGCGTTCCTGTGA
- a CDS encoding TetR family transcriptional regulator translates to MLDACAELVDEVGYEGLTTTLLAERAEVAIGSVYQFFPDKRAIVQALTLRTMEAYLQRLDERFASDDLTGWWDGVDAAIDEYITMHRTVPGFRTLHFGDVVDLHLLDEQRDNNGVIADQLARVLTERFGLADEPHLRFILEIAVEAADALIKLAFRRQPEGDDRVLVEAKALIREYLHRQVQGGAGESSAAGDPAGVSAVADAG, encoded by the coding sequence ATGCTGGACGCCTGCGCGGAGCTCGTCGACGAGGTCGGGTACGAAGGGTTGACCACGACCCTCCTCGCCGAGCGGGCCGAGGTGGCGATCGGGTCGGTCTACCAGTTCTTCCCGGACAAGCGGGCGATCGTGCAGGCGTTGACCCTGCGCACCATGGAGGCGTACCTCCAACGGCTCGACGAGCGGTTCGCGTCCGACGACCTGACCGGCTGGTGGGACGGCGTCGACGCGGCGATCGACGAGTACATCACGATGCACCGTACCGTCCCCGGGTTCCGTACCCTGCACTTCGGCGACGTGGTCGACCTGCACCTGCTCGACGAGCAGCGGGACAACAACGGCGTGATCGCCGACCAGTTGGCCCGGGTGCTGACCGAGCGGTTCGGGCTGGCCGACGAGCCGCACCTGCGGTTCATCCTGGAGATCGCGGTGGAGGCGGCCGACGCGTTGATCAAGCTCGCCTTCCGTCGGCAGCCGGAGGGCGACGACCGGGTGTTGGTCGAGGCCAAGGCGTTGATCCGGGAGTACCTGCACCGCCAGGTCCAGGGCGGTGCCGGTGAATCGTCCGCCGCCGGCGATCCGGCGGGCGTGTCCGCCGTCGCCGACGCGGGCTGA